CTCTCTTAGCAATCTCTCCTTTCATTAATAGTAGATGCCTACTACTAATAATATCTAGTATTATCCATCATTTCTAATGGTTATCCCAGTCTAAGAGGTAAGTTCTTTACACGTTACTCACCAGTCCACCATGTAGTCTATGTAAGCAAGCTTACATTTCATACATAGATTTGCATGTGTTAAGCATTCTGTCAGCGTTCATCCTGAGCCAGGATCAAACTCTTCATTCAATATTTATTTTAAATATTTCTTGTTCTTCACCTTTTGTCTCTTATTCTTAACTTACTAAAGCTATTTTACTCTAAATAAAATTGACTTGTCTTTACTTGTTTGCTTTATTTATTCCTTCTCTTTCCATTGTCCTTTGTTCTTAATCGAACTCAATCATATTATCATATCATTTATTCTTTGTCAACATATTTTTTTTACTTTTTTTGTTTTCCCCTCAAAATCATTTCATGAAAAGGTTGCTTTTACTATGTTTTCTACTTAGCTAAACTTCTTAAAATTTCTAATTTACCTTCTATATTAATTTTTACATTAGCTGGAATAAGTAAAGTTTCTCCTTTTTTTACATCTATAGTTTCCACATCACTTATTATTTTTCCATCACCTTCAAGTATAGAATAAATCATCATATCCTTATCTATATCTTCAAAGCTATTTTCTATTTTTATCTTATCAATAGAGTAATATGGTGTATTTGAAATATTTTTTCTAAATTCTCCATCTTTAAAATTAGTATTAAGCACTTTAGGTTTTAATGAGAAATCTATAACCTCTGCTGCATCTTCTAAATGTAATTCTCTTAACCTCCCATTCTCTAATCTATCAAAATCATATATTCTATATGTAATATCCGAATTTTCTTGTATTTCTGCAAATATTACAGAACCTTCAAGACTAGCATGAACTGTCCCAGGTGTTACATCTATCATATCACCTGTTTTGACAGATATTTCTTCAAACATATCAGTAAAATCATTTTTTCTTGTTTTTTCTAAAAAGCTTTCTTTATCATATCCTGGTTTCATACCCATAATTAATTTAGCATCATCACTTGCATACATAATATACCAAGATTCATATTTACCAAGTTCATTATGTTTTTTTAATGCAACTTCATCACTTGGATGAACTTGTATAGATAATCTATCATTTACATCTAAATATTTTATCAATAAAGGAAATCTATCTGGATGATTTTCATATATTTTTTCTCCAACTAATTTCCCTTTATATTCCTCAAACAATTCTTGCAAGCTCTTTCCTTTAAGATAACCATTAGCCACTATGCTCATACCATTAAAATGAGATGAAACTTCCCATGATTCTCCATAATTTCTATCATCTGGTAATTTTATACCCAATTCTTTTTCTAAATTTTTTCCTCCCCAAACTTTAGGTATTAATACTTTTTCAAATTTCAATGGATATAGTCTCATATTCTACCTCTTTTCTTCAACATTTTTACATTTAATTTTTATACTTAAATTTTATCAAATTTAAAAGAAATAGTCCATATTTAAACTTCTATTTCTACAATATCTTCTATATTTATCTTTTCTTTAATTATAACTATAAATCCTGTTTCTAAATCTATATTTGAAACCTTACCAAGTGTTTCTATATATCCCTTCTCTTTATACCATTTAATTTTTAAAACATCACCTTTTTTAATATTATTAATTTTACAGTTAAGTTCATCATATTTTTCCTCTGATAATTCCATTCTTTCCTGAGGGATTATTTCTTTTTCATGTATTAATTCATAAAATCCTTTAAGCGGTGAATAAGGCATAAATTGTTTTGCTCTATCCATTATGACCTCCTATTAGTTTATTTCTAGCCTTAGCCGTTGATTTTTCATTTATACTTCTTCCTTTGAGAATTGCATTTTTCCCAAATTTTTCTTTAATTTCTAATATTGCTTTTTGAGCTTTTTCATTTTTTTCATCTAAATGAGTTTCATCAAAAATCTCTTTTTGTATCCAAGCATCTTCTAATACATTATTAAGAGATAAAGTTATCTGCTTAATTTTTAAACTTTTATCAACTTTTTCATTAAAAAACTCAGTATAAATTTTAGATAACTTTCTAAATGAATTAGTTCTTATCCCAATCTTTTTACTTCCACTAACTCTTTTTTTATCTATACCGCTATATCTTACTCCTAAATAGATATTATCTATAGTATAGTTAAAGGCAACAAGTTCTAAAACTAAATTATCAAGCATTTCAAGCATAATCATTTTAGCATCTTCAAAGTTATAGTCATCAAATAATATCTGTGAATTTGAAATTGATTTAGTCTTTGATTTATATGCTTTTATTTCTGCTATAGTACAAGGTTCAATTCCATGTGAATGTTCTATTAAAAACAGAGCATTTTCTCCAAATTCATTATAAAGAATTTCTTCATCCATTAAAGAGAGTGAATACAGGTCATAAACACCATATTTTTCTAATCTTTTAGCTATCCCCTTTCCTATATTCCATATATCTGTAATAGGTCTATGCTTCCATATATATTTTTTAAATCTATTTAAATCCAACATTCCTATTTCATCTTTTACCTTTTTAGCAACCACATCTAATGCTACTTTAGCTAAAAAAAGATTAGTTCCTATTCCTGCACTAGATGGTATCTTCATTTCTTCAAAAATAGCATTTTTTATCATTATTACTATATCTTTAGCCCTCATGTTATATAGTTTTAAATAAGGAGTGAGTTCTATAAAACATTCATCTATAGAATATATGTATATATCTTCTGGAGCTATATATCTTAAATATATTGCATATATTTCAGCGGAATATTTCATATATAGTTTCATTCTAGGCATAGCTTTTATATATTCTATATCTTCAGGTATTTGAAAAATTCTACATCTATTTTTAACTCCCTGTTTTTTCATATACGGAGTTATTGCAAGGGTTACAGCTCCATTACCTCTAGTTTCATCTGCCACAACAAGATTAGTTGTAAAAGGATCTAAATTTCTTTCTGCACATTCAACAGAAGCATAAAAACTTTTAAAATCTATACATGCATACACTTTTTCTTCCTTTACATCCATAATATTTACACACTCCTCTTGTAATATTTTTATATCAAACGCTAAATATTTTACTTTTTATGTTATAATTATATTACTAAAACAATCAAAAAACAAGTCATTTTTTAACTAATCTATTCATATTTAATAATTTTTAATGTATAATATACATAATGGAGGTGAAAATCATGAAGGAAAACGAACATTTCTATTATTCTATATATGAAGAATTTAAGGAAAATATTTTAAATGGTAAATTTATGCCTGGAGATAGACTTGAATCTGAAAGAAGCTTATCTCAAAGATATGGCGTTAGCAGAAATACTATACGTTCAACTCTAAATTTACTTGAAAAGGATGGATATATTTTTAAAGTTCAAGGTAAGGGAAACTTTATTGCTAGCCAAAAAATGAATCAAAATCTTAATACTTTCTATAGTTTTTATGAAAATATTAAATCAGCAGGTAAAGAACCTAAATCAGAAATAGTTTTTCATAAAATTATGAAAGCTAATTTCAAACTTTCAGAAATTTTTAGAATACCTCTAAATTCAAAAATAATATATTTTGAAAGATTGCGTTTCATGGATAATGATCCAATAATATTTGAAAAAACTTATCTACCAATGTATAGATTTAATGGTTTTAATCCTCTTGAATTAAATAATAAATCTATGTATAATATCTTTGAAAATGAATATGGAATTATTTTTTCTAAGGCAATAGAAACTTTAAAACCTATACTTATTTCTGATAAAAAAGAGAAAAATTTACTTAATTTAAAGAAAACTAGTTTAGGAATGAATATAATTAGAACTACATATGAAAAAGAAAAAATAATTGAATATACCGTATCAAATATCAAAAATGATGTTTTTGAATATAGAATAACATTAAATAAAGGATGGTAAAAATGATTAAATTAGATGATATAAAAAAGGCAAATGAGAATATTAAAAATTCTATTAAAAGAACTCCTCTTATTGAGTGTCCACTACTAAATCATATTACTGGAGCTAATGTATATTTAAAACTTGAAAACTTACAAAAAACAGGTTCTTTTAAAGCTAGAGGAGCAATAAATAAGATAATGCATCTAACAGAAGAAGAAAAAAAACGTGGTGTAATTGCTTCATCTGCTGGAAACCATGCACAAGGAGTTGCTCTTGGTGCTAGTCAAGCTGGAATTAAAGCAACTATAGTAATGCCTAAATTTGCACCTATATCTAAAATTCTTGCAACTAAAAGCTATGGAGCAGAAGTAATACTTGAAGGAGAAACATTTAATGATGCTTATGAACATGCTTTAAAAGTTCAAAAAGAAAACGATTATGTATTTTTACATGCATTTGATGATGATGAAATAATAGCTGGGCAAGGTACTATAGGTCTTGAAATATTTGAAGATTTAGAAAATGTAGATGTTGTATTATGCCCTGTAGGTGGTGGAGGAATAATGGGTGGTATCGCCGTTGCTCTTAAAACATTAAAACCTAATGTTAAATTAATAGGAGTAGAAGCTGCTAACATGCCATCAATGAAAAAAGCATTAGAAAATAATGGACCACTACTTGTAACAGGACCTCAAACTATAGCAGATGGTATAGCAGTAGGGCGTGTTGGTAATAGAACTCATGAAATTTTTAAAGATTTAATAGATGATATAGTAATAGTAGATGAAGATGAAATAGCTCAAGCTATTTTATTCTTGATGGAAAAATCAAAAGTTGTAGCAGAAGGTGCTGGAGCTACTGCTCTTGCTGCTGTGCTTGCAAACAAGGTAGATGTAAAAGGATTAAATGTTGCCATAGTCATATCTGGTGGTAATATAGATATCACTAATATAGAAAAAATTGTAAATAGAGCTCAAATAATACAAAATAAGAGAGCTAAGCTAAATATATTAATTAAAGATATGGTTGGTGAGTTAAGTAAACTAACTAAAATCATTTCAGAAGAACACACAAATATCCTATACTTAAACCAAACAAGATATTCTAATAACTTAAAAATAAATGAACAATTATTAGAAATAGTTATTGAATGTGTAGATAGCAATCATCTTCAAGGGTTACTTAATAAATTAACAGAAAATAATTTTAAATACACACTTGTATAAATAAAATGACTTGTAACCTTAATAGGTTACAAGTTTTTTTTATTTATAAATTAAAAAGTATATCCAACCTCTACCCCAAAGTTTCCTTTTCCATACCCTCCAAAAAATCCTACATTATATTTATCATTTATCTTAAATCCTATTGATAATTTAGCTATATACACTACCTTTAAACTTTTAAATATTTGATTACTAGAATAAGGAGTCCATAATTCAATCTCATTATCTTTACCACCTTGACCACTGTAATAACTTCCCGTTCTAGTATTGATTTTTTCTCCTATCCCTATCTGTGTTTCTATTCCTGTATATATTTTTAAGTTATCTTTTAGTTTATAATTAAAATCTACCCCAGTTCCTAATGATACTGACATAAGAATTACATTTTTATCTGTTTCAGTTGTAAGAGCTCTATTATCTCCATTTGCTACATATAAAAGATTGGCTGATATCTTTGGTCCAAATGTTATATCAACTTCTTTATTAATTTCTACTTTCCATTCTGGTAAAAATGATATTGACTTATATGCATGATATCCTATTTTTTTTATTTTTGTATTATATATTGGTAATGTACTTATAGTTCCACCTATTCTATATCTTGGTCCACTTATATTAAATTTACTCTTTTTAGATTTATTAGAAACTAATTCTGTTTTTTCAACCTCTACAGCTTTATTTAGTTCTTTTTTATTTTCTACTTTCATCTCTTCTATTTTAATTTCTTTATATGAATCAGATTTTATAGTTTTAATTTCATATCTTTTATTAACTTTCGGTCTATTTCTATTTTTTTTGGCTGAAAATGAAAATAAACCAATAACTAGTAATAATGATAACATTAATTTTTTCATGTTTTACTTCTATACCACCAACTGATTCTTTTCTAAGTCCAAATTCTGTATAAAGTCCTATATTATATTTATTTATATTTGTACCTAGTGAAACTTTTCCAAGTAACATTGGATGCATTTTTAAGGTAACAGTTCTTCCAGTTCCTTTACTATAATCAGAATATGATACATGTATATCTGGTCTTATAGTTGCTAATGTTTCTAATCCTGTATATATCTTAATATTATCTTTTATACTATAATTAAAGTCCATTCTAAACACTGTTCCAATACTAAGATATAGTATTCTATTTATATCATTATCAATATAAGTTTCATAAGTTGTTGTAAATATACTTCCTGTAACTTTAGGTCCAAATGACATTGAAAACTTTTTATTAATTTTAATTACCCATTCTGGTGAAAATCCTAAACCCATATCTATGTTTAATAAATTTCCTGTAAAATTATTCCATTCTCTTTCTCTATCATGAGGATCAGGTTTATATCCTATACCTAATGTTCCATCTATCTTATATCTTGGCCCTGTTATCTCTATTGGAAATGAATATATTCCTATTAAAAATATTATTGTTAATATCAATTTTTTCATTTTTCACTCCTAAATATCTTTTTTACCCATATATTAGACCCCCCCCCCCCCGACTTATTTTGTCAATGTTTTTGTTGGTTAATTATAAGATGTTATTTTATTTAAAAAAAAAGAAATTTCCATTTTGTAGAAATTTCTCTTAATTTTTATTTTATTTCAGAATAGCCCCTTATTTATTTTTTTCTAATTTTACTATTCTTTCAATCAATTGTAATATCTTTTTATTATTTTCTATATTTTCATTTTTTAATTCCTTCAGTTCTTTTTCAAATAATTTTATCTTTAATTCATGTTCATAAACTTTTTCATCAAGTAAATTAATATTTCCATTTCTTTGTAAAGATAATAACTCTTTACTTCTCTTTTCTATATTATCAAATTGATAGCCTATTCCTGCTCCTAATGATACATGTCCTCTCGTATTTATTGATCCTCCTGCTCTATAAACTAACTTTTCATTTGAGCCTGATAATCCTATTGCAAATGCATGTTCTCCATTATAATATCCATATGATCCTGACAGGTTATGACCTTTAGCATTTACTTGGGCTAAATTTGACATTGCTATTGCATTTGCTATCCCACTATTTGCTGCTACTCCTTTTGATATATCTTCTTTTACTTTATCTGATATATCTATACTTACTTCACTTCCACTTGCTTTTGTTTTAATGTGTTCTGATCCTTTAATACTAAAGTTTAAACCTCCATTTTTATTTAACTTTTGAGCTTCTGTACTTCCACTATCTCCACTAATTGATATAGTATTATTTCCTAATTTATCTACTTTTTTATCAACATATTTGTGTAAAGACTTTAATTGAGCTACATTTACTGCATCTGTATCTAATGTCCCTGCTGCTAGTCCTGTTATCTGTCTTGTTATTCCTTTTTCTATATCTCCTATTGATACTTCTCCATAATGTGATTTCCAAGCACTTGCTATTTTTGAATATTTTCTATACTTTTCTTCAAAATCTTTACTTAAATTATTATTCATAGACTTATCATTATTTTTATTTGAGTTATTCTTTTTCAACGAGTCTTCAATTTCTTTTTCTAAGTTTAAGTATTCATCATATTTATCTTTTGTTAACTTATCTTTTAAATCTACATTTTTATCCGTTAACGCATCATATCCAAATCTATCCTTATTATTTCTTTCTTTTGCTACTGAATAAGACCCCAATGCAACAGAGTTGTGAGATTTTACTTCAGAATTACTTCCTAAAGCTGTTGCTCCAAATAAATTATCATCTATTTTACTATCTGCTCCTATAGCCACGTTATTTTCACTATGTTTCCCATTAGATTTTGCCCTATGTCCTATAACAACTCCATTAAGCTGAGAATGAGTATCCTCTCCTATAGATATACCTCTATTATGACTTATAGCCTTTTTTCCTAATGCTATAGATCCTGAGTTAGCTTTACTCTCTGCACCTATTGATATGGCATTTTGTCCGTCTGTATAT
The genomic region above belongs to Streptobacillus moniliformis DSM 12112 and contains:
- a CDS encoding type I phosphomannose isomerase catalytic subunit, encoding MRLYPLKFEKVLIPKVWGGKNLEKELGIKLPDDRNYGESWEVSSHFNGMSIVANGYLKGKSLQELFEEYKGKLVGEKIYENHPDRFPLLIKYLDVNDRLSIQVHPSDEVALKKHNELGKYESWYIMYASDDAKLIMGMKPGYDKESFLEKTRKNDFTDMFEEISVKTGDMIDVTPGTVHASLEGSVIFAEIQENSDITYRIYDFDRLENGRLRELHLEDAAEVIDFSLKPKVLNTNFKDGEFRKNISNTPYYSIDKIKIENSFEDIDKDMMIYSILEGDGKIISDVETIDVKKGETLLIPANVKINIEGKLEILRSLAK
- a CDS encoding YolD-like family protein, translated to MDRAKQFMPYSPLKGFYELIHEKEIIPQERMELSEEKYDELNCKINNIKKGDVLKIKWYKEKGYIETLGKVSNIDLETGFIVIIKEKINIEDIVEIEV
- a CDS encoding Y-family DNA polymerase is translated as MDVKEEKVYACIDFKSFYASVECAERNLDPFTTNLVVADETRGNGAVTLAITPYMKKQGVKNRCRIFQIPEDIEYIKAMPRMKLYMKYSAEIYAIYLRYIAPEDIYIYSIDECFIELTPYLKLYNMRAKDIVIMIKNAIFEEMKIPSSAGIGTNLFLAKVALDVVAKKVKDEIGMLDLNRFKKYIWKHRPITDIWNIGKGIAKRLEKYGVYDLYSLSLMDEEILYNEFGENALFLIEHSHGIEPCTIAEIKAYKSKTKSISNSQILFDDYNFEDAKMIMLEMLDNLVLELVAFNYTIDNIYLGVRYSGIDKKRVSGSKKIGIRTNSFRKLSKIYTEFFNEKVDKSLKIKQITLSLNNVLEDAWIQKEIFDETHLDEKNEKAQKAILEIKEKFGKNAILKGRSINEKSTAKARNKLIGGHNG
- a CDS encoding GntR family transcriptional regulator, encoding MKENEHFYYSIYEEFKENILNGKFMPGDRLESERSLSQRYGVSRNTIRSTLNLLEKDGYIFKVQGKGNFIASQKMNQNLNTFYSFYENIKSAGKEPKSEIVFHKIMKANFKLSEIFRIPLNSKIIYFERLRFMDNDPIIFEKTYLPMYRFNGFNPLELNNKSMYNIFENEYGIIFSKAIETLKPILISDKKEKNLLNLKKTSLGMNIIRTTYEKEKIIEYTVSNIKNDVFEYRITLNKGW
- the ilvA gene encoding threonine ammonia-lyase — encoded protein: MIKLDDIKKANENIKNSIKRTPLIECPLLNHITGANVYLKLENLQKTGSFKARGAINKIMHLTEEEKKRGVIASSAGNHAQGVALGASQAGIKATIVMPKFAPISKILATKSYGAEVILEGETFNDAYEHALKVQKENDYVFLHAFDDDEIIAGQGTIGLEIFEDLENVDVVLCPVGGGGIMGGIAVALKTLKPNVKLIGVEAANMPSMKKALENNGPLLVTGPQTIADGIAVGRVGNRTHEIFKDLIDDIVIVDEDEIAQAILFLMEKSKVVAEGAGATALAAVLANKVDVKGLNVAIVISGGNIDITNIEKIVNRAQIIQNKRAKLNILIKDMVGELSKLTKIISEEHTNILYLNQTRYSNNLKINEQLLEIVIECVDSNHLQGLLNKLTENNFKYTLV
- a CDS encoding YadA-like family protein produces the protein MKRNNLITILLFTSVVTHTNTNTNISVDNNKVKIGSEAKDTGDKSIAIGYKAEAEKQESIAIGSEATSKATSGISIGKGAYVGSPKNTNGTDPSNAIAIGTSSQANSKNAIAIGEKANANTTDSIAIGRNTYTDGQNAISIGAESKANSGSIALGKKAISHNRGISIGEDTHSQLNGVVIGHRAKSNGKHSENNVAIGADSKIDDNLFGATALGSNSEVKSHNSVALGSYSVAKERNNKDRFGYDALTDKNVDLKDKLTKDKYDEYLNLEKEIEDSLKKNNSNKNNDKSMNNNLSKDFEEKYRKYSKIASAWKSHYGEVSIGDIEKGITRQITGLAAGTLDTDAVNVAQLKSLHKYVDKKVDKLGNNTISISGDSGSTEAQKLNKNGGLNFSIKGSEHIKTKASGSEVSIDISDKVKEDISKGVAANSGIANAIAMSNLAQVNAKGHNLSGSYGYYNGEHAFAIGLSGSNEKLVYRAGGSINTRGHVSLGAGIGYQFDNIEKRSKELLSLQRNGNINLLDEKVYEHELKIKLFEKELKELKNENIENNKKILQLIERIVKLEKNK